The genomic stretch ATCAGAAAGCCGTAGCCGTCGCGATGGCCCTGCACGCGGCCCGCGACGAAGTTCGACGGATGAGTCAGTTGGTAATGCCCGCGCTGATCGAGTCTGATCTGGCCATCGCGCTCCATCGCGGCGAGGCGCTTGAAAAACCCTTCGCGCTCCTGGCGCTTGATCGACAGTGCTTCGGCGATGTCGTTCGCTGCAAGCGGCGTTTCACTCGTGCGCAGCACGCCGAGGATTTCTTCGCGGCTTGGAATCGGATACGGATATTTGCTCAAGGGCTTGTCGATGATTGTTCTCGTTGCGTGGACGTCGGCGGGTGGTTGACGCGGCTCTATCTGAACTTGAACTGCAACTGCGCTCGTGACTGCAACTGCTCTTTCAGCAGCGCTTCGCTGACGACAACCGCGCGGCCCGTAATGCGGCGTTGAGTGTGACCAACGGCCCGTCGTCCGCGACAGGCCCATGCGTCGTGCCAGCATGCGTGCTACCCGGCGATTCTAACACCCGTCTCGCCCGCCACGCGCCGCCTGGCGGGCGATTGCGCGATGCGCGCGGTGCGCGCGTTCCAAGCCATTGCGCGTGTCGCGAGAAGTTTTCGTGAAACGCTTGACACGATTCTTCCACCCGCTATAATCTCGGTCTCTGCTTCAAACGCACCTTGCCCAGGTGGCGGAATTGGTAGACGCACTAGGTTCAGGTCCTAGCGGTGGCAACACCGTGGAGGTTCGAGTCCTCTCTTGGGCACCAAGATTCAAATGAAAGCCGCCTTCGGGCGGTTTTTCGTTGTAGTGAGAGCAGTAGCGGTTGGGCGTGAGTCATTTATGCGCGAACAATCAGGCGAAAAGATGAAGCGTTTTTCGAAATACCGATTGACACGCAGAATCTTCTCGCTAGAATAGCGGTCTAGCTTGAGACGTGCCCAGGTGGCGGAATTGGTAGACGCACTAGGTTCAGGTCCTAGCGGTGGCAACACCGTGGAGGTTCGAGTCCTCTCCTGGGCACCACGTCTTTTTAAAAAAGGTCGGCATTTTGCCGGCCTTTTTTCATTTCTGGCCCGGCAAGCAAAGCGCCTACGCGTGTTGCGTGAGGGCTCGAAAGGCTGCGCTTGCAAGCGCAGCCGGGTCGCGTTGCGTGACCGAGTCCTGTGCTCTGCACCACTCTCCTAAACAACACATCACCCTGTAAAGCAATTCGCCTGCAGGTTTTTCTTTTTTATCGTCCTGCTTGCATAACAAACCCATACCGATCAAAAAACACTACATTCATTACGTCGACCAGACATTATCTTTTCCATTCGCCTCCATTAATTCAGGATTAGCGCCGATAAAGCGCACTGTTCCATGCGGCCGCTTAATCGTTGGCGTACACTCAGCGGAGCCTCCAGCGAGCCGGATATGCGGCGCCACACGTAAGCGAATCGACTGGCGCGCACGGTTCACGGAGACCGGGAGACAGCAACAGCCAGTCGCATGAGTCGGGAGTCAGCCATTCATGCCGACTCCGGATCAAGGAGAACAATTGAAATGAACTGGACTCGGGAACAAAGAAACGTCACGATCGCCGCCTATTTGGGCTGGACACTCGACGCATTCGATTTCTTTCTGATGGTTTTCGTTCTGAAAGATATCGCGAGCGAATTCGGCACCGATATCAAAGCCGTTTCTTTCGCCATCATGCTGACCCTGATGATGCGGCCCGTCGGCGCCCTCATCTTCGGCTTCCTCGCCGACAAGTTCGGCCGCCGCCCGACGCTGATGATCAACATCGCATGTTTTTCGCTGCTGGAACTGCTGTCTGGCCTCTCGCCGAATCTCACCACGCTGCTGATACTGCGCGCGTTGTTCGGCATCGCAATGGGCGGCGAATGGGGCGTCGGGGGCGCGCTGACGATGGAAACCGTACCGCCCAAGGCGCGCGGCTTCGTGTCGGGCCTGTTGCAGGCGGGCTATCCGAGCGGCTATCTGCTCGCCGGCCTCGTATTCGGCCAGCTGTATCAGTACATCGGCTGGCGCGGCATGTTCTTCGTCGGCGTGCTGCCCGCGCTGCTGGTGCTCTATATCCGCGCCCACGTGCCGGAATCGCCTGCGTTCAAGACGCTCGAAAAGCGCACGCGCCCCGGCCTCGTCGCCACGCTCAGGCAGAACTGGGTGCTCTCCGTCTACGCGATCATCCTGATGACGGCGTTCAATTTCTTCTCGCATGGCTCGCAGGACATGTATCCGACCTTCCTGCGCGTCCAGCACAACTTCGACGCGCACACGGTGCAATGGATCACGATCACACTGAACGTCGGCGCGATCGTCGGCGGGCTGTTTTTCGGCGCGCTCTCCGAGAAGGTCGGACGCCGGCGCGCGATCTGCATTTCCGCGCTGATCGCGCTGCCCGTCTTGCCGCTATGGGCGTTCTCGTCGACGCCCGTACTGCTCGCCGTCGGCGCGTTCCTCATGCAGATTTCGGTGCAAGGCGCCTGGGGCGTGATACCCGTGCATCTGAACGAGATCTCGCCCGATGAAATCCGCGCCACTTTCCCGGGCCTCGTGTACCAACTGGGCAATCTGATCGCGTCAGTGAACGGCCCCCTGCAGGCGGGCATCGCCGAAGCGCACGGCAACGACTATGCGACGGTGATGGCCGTCGTGATCGGCATCGTCGCCATCGTGATTGCGATCTTCATCATGTTCAGCCGCGAACGACGCGGCATCGACATGACGCAATCCGCCGAACAGGTCACAGCGACAGTCCACTGAGCGGTCCACCCGCTGCCGTAGAAAAAGGCTGCTGCCGTTCATGCGGAAGCGGCCTTTTTCGTGTCCGCCACCGCATGCAAACGGTCGAGCGCTTTTAGAGGAATCTGTCGACCCTGCCTCTTGCCCGATCGTCGGCGCCATTCTTATCCTGAAAAAGAACGCACGTTTCAAATTCCAATTTGAATCGACTGTTTTCGCACGCCCGAAACCCCGTCACACAGGCGCGGCTCAGGCTGGGCCGGGAGAGAGGACATGACGACACGCACGACGGGCCACCAAACCGGCGACACGAAATCGCGCATCCTCGATGCGGCCGAGACGCTCTTCATCGAATGCGGTTTTGACGCGATGTCGCTTCGGCAGATCACGTCGAAGGCCGAAGTGAATCTGGCCGCCGTCAACTATCACTTCGGCAGCAAGGCGTCGCTGATGCACGCGATGCTGTCGCGCCGCCTCGATCTGCTGAATGAGCAGCGCCTGAAGCTGCTCGACCGCTTCGACACGCTGCTCGGGCCGCGACTGACCTGCGAGCACGTGCTCGGCGCGATGTTCATTCCGGCGCTGCGCGTGTCGCGCGATACGCGGATCGGCGGCAAGGCGTTTCTGCGGCTGCTCGGGCGCGCGTACACGGATCCTTCGCCCTTCATTCGCGACTTCCTGGGCGCGCACTATGCGTCCGTCGCCGAGCGGTTTTTCGATGCGTTCCAACGCGCATTGCCGCATCTGCCGCGGGAGGAACTCGGCTGGCGGCTGCACTTCGCGATCGGCGCGCTGTCGGGCGCGCTTTCGGGCATGCTGGCGGGCGCGGACATCGACAGCCTCATCACCGGGTTCTCGCAGGGCAAGTCGATGAACGATCTGCAACTGATCGCGCGGCTTGCATCGCTGATCGTGTCCGCGCTGAAAGCGCCCCTGCCGGACGCGAGCCAGCTGGTCGTGTTCGCGTCGGTGCTCGGCGACGCGGGCAGCGAGGACATCGCGTGCGACGCCGTGCGCGAGGCGCAGGCGGATCAGCAGGCAGACGCAGCCCCGCACGCCGCCTGCAGACCGTTCGCCGGCCCCACGCACGCGGACCGGCAAGCCGACATCTCCGTACCCGGCACGCGCTTCGCGGCGCAGGGCTGACAAAGAAACACCTTATCCGCGCAGACGCGGGTCTCGAACCCCGGTCGCACTCGAACCACACGCCTGCATGTCGACGCAAAGGACGCCAGCCTGCCTTGGATGCGCCTGCCGGTGTAGCGGGCACACCGGCTGCGACGGATGACGGCGGACACGGCGGCGACGCGATTCAGGCACAACGCGCCGCGCATCAGGACAACCCGAAGGAGTTGCGCGCCGGCTGCATCGCGAGCCGCGCTTGCCGTGCGAAATCGGAAGGAGGGATTGCCATGACGTGGTTCATCGTTGCGCTGCTCGTCGTTGCCGGGGCGCTTGTCTATGCGCAGGCGCGCGCAGCGTGGTGGCTCGCGTTCCTCGCCGCGTGGGTCGCAGCCGCCTCGCTGACGCACGCGGCCGGCGTGGCGGCAGCTATCCTGCTGGCCGTTGTGCTTGTCCTTCCCGCGCTCGTGCTGACGCTCACGCCGCTGCGCCGCGCGTTGCTGGGTCGGCCGATGCTCAATCTGTTCCGCAAGATCCTGCCCGACATGTCGCCGACCGAGCGCGACGCGATCGAAGCGGGTACCGTCTGGTGGGATGCCGCGCTGTTTTCCGGACGTCCACACTGGGACACGCTGCTCGGCTACGGCCCGCCGAAGCTGACGGCCGAAGAACAGGCGTTTCTCGACAACGAATGCGAGGCACTCTGCGATCTCGCCAACGACTGGGACACGACGGCCATCTGGCAGGATCTGTCGCCGCAAGCGTGGCAGTTCGTCAAGGACAAGGGCTTTCTCGGGATGATCATTCCGAAGCAGTACGGCGGCAAGGCGTTCTCCGCGTATGCGCATTCGCAGGTCATCATGAAGCTCGCGACGCGCTGCTCCGCGGCCGCCGTGTCGGTGATGGTGCCGAACTCGCTCGGCCCGGCAGAACTGCTGCTGCACTACGGCACCGAGGCGCAGAAGAACCACTATCTGCCGCGTCTCGCGCGCGGCGACGAGATTCCCTGCTTCGCGCTCACGAGTCCGTATGCGGGTTCCGACGCGGCGTCGATTCCCGATATCGGCATCGTCTGCAAAGGCACCTTCGACGGGCGGGAAACGCTCGGCTTCCGCGTCACCTGGAACAAGCGCTACATCACGCTTGGCCCGATCGCGACGGTGCTCGGCCTCGCGTTTCGCGCGCTCGACCCCGACCGTCTGCTCGGCGCTGAAGACGAGCCCGGCATCACCTGCGCGCTGATTCCGACCCGCCATCCCGGGGTGAACATCGGCCGCCGTCACTGGCCGCTGAACGCCGTGTTCCAGAACGGACCGAACTCCGGCAACGACGTGTTCATCCCGCTCGACTGGGTGATCGGCGGCCGCGAGCAGGTCGGCAACGGCTGGCGCATGCTGATGGAATGCCTCGCGGCGGGCCGCGCGATCTCGTTGCCGTCGTCGAACGTGGGCATGTCGAAAATTGCCGTGCGCGGCGTCGGCGCGTATGCGGCCGTGCGGCGGCAGTTCCGCACAGCGATTGGCAAGTTCGAAGGCGTGCAGGAAGCGCTCGGGCGCATGGGCGGCAACCTCTACGTGATGGACGCCGCGCGCCGCCTGTCCGCCCAGGCCGTCGATCTCGGCGAGAAACCGTCGGTGATTTCGGCGATCTCCAAGTACCACATCACCGAGCGCAACCGCGAAGTCATCGACGACGGCATGGACGTCGTCGCGGGCAAGGGCATCTGCATGGGACCGTCGAACTTTATCGCCCGCGCGTATCAGCAGGTGCCCATTTCGATCACCGTCGAAGGCGCGAACATTCTCACGCGCTGCCTGATCATCTTCGGCCAGGGCGCGATCCGCTGTCATCCGTATGTACTAAAGGAAATGGCCGCGACGCGCGAGCCCGACCGCGCAAAGGCGTTGCGCGAGTTCGACGAGGTGTTCTTCGCCCATATGAGCTTCACGCTGTCGAACGCGGCGCACAGCTTCGTGCACGGCGTGTCCGGGGGCCTGCTGATTGCGCGGCCACGGCACGCGCACGCGCCGCTCGCGCGCTACTACCGCGCGGCGACGCGGCTCTCGACAGCATTTGCGCTGCTCGCCGACGTGTCGATGCTCGTGCTCGGCGGCGACCTGAAGCGGCGCGAGCGCATCTCGGGAAGGCTGGGCGACGTGCTGTCGCAGCTTTATCTGATCTCCGCGACGCTCAAGCGTTTCGAAGACGAGGGCCGTCACGAAAGCGACCTGCCGCTCGTGCAATGGGGCGTCGAAGACGCGCTGTATCGCGCGCAGACCGCCCTTGACGGCGTGCTGCGCAACTACCCTAACCGCTTCGCCGCAGGGCTCGTGCGCCTGCTGGCGTTCCCGTTCGGCTTGCCGCATCGCGTGCCGTCCGACGCGCTCGGCAGCGCGATCGCGCAACTGATGCAGACGCCGGGCGACACGCGCGAGCGCCTGCTTGCGGATTCGTACGTGCCGCGCGTCGACGTCGATCCCATCGGCTACGGCGAACTGGCCTTCGAATTGTCGCCGCGCGTCGCACAGATCGAGCATCGCCTGCGCGAAGCCGTGAAGGCCGGCCGGATCGGGCCGATGCCGCAAAGCCTCGCCGATCTGGCCAAATGGAACGAAGCGGCGCAACAGCGCGGACTGATCGACGACGACGAGCGCAAGGTGCTCGATGCGTACGCGCGCTATGGCGCCGAGGTCGTGAAGGTCGACGATTTCCCCGCCGATTTCGGGCTGCTCGCCGACCTGCAGCGGCGCAAGGAAGCGCTCGACAAGGCGATGGTACTGGTTGCATGACGGCGCGGTCGCCCGCGCCGCACATGTCGCGCCAACCGCATCGGCCGGAACGGGGACGCGGGCACAGCTTGCGGCAAGTCGCGCGCTCCGTGCACACTGACGCCATGCGTCCGGCCGGGAGCCAATACGAATGAACGATTCCTACCTGAACTTCGTCAATTCGCCGCTGGGCGCGCGGCTCGCGCGCTCGCTCGGTTTGCCGAAGCCCGAGGTGCTGCGCCGCTACCGTGCCGACGCGCCCGAATTCGACGGCATCGTCGCCGTCGGCGCAGGTCCCTCGCCTCAGTTGCTGGACGCCTTCGCCGACGTCGTCGCGCATACCGGCATGACGAGCGTCGCCCATTCGGGCGCAGGCCTTTGGGTGCCGCTCGCCAACCGGCACGGACTGATGACGGGCCGCTTCGAGCCCGCGGAGCGCACGGGCGGATCGCAGGCGCGCGTGCGGGCGCTCGTGTTCGACGCAAGCGGCATCGACGCCAGCGCGCAGCTCGATTCGCTCTATCGCTTCTTTCACGACGCGCTGCGCTCGCTCGACGCGTGTGGCCGGATCGTCGTGCTCGGCCGTCCGCCCGAGTCGCGTGCGACGCCGCTTGCATGGACGGCGCAGCGCGCGCTCGAAGGCGTGACGCGCTCGCTCGGCAAGGAAGCGCGGCGCGGCATCGCGGCCAATCTGATCTACGTGGCGCAAGGCGCGGAAGCGGGCATCGAAGCGACGCTGCGCTTCTTCCTTTCGCCGCGCTCGGCCTACGTGTCGGGCCAGGTCGTGCGGATCGGCACCGCCCCCTTCACACCCGCGCCGGACTTTGACTGGACCCGACCGCTCGCGGGCCAGCGCGCCGTCGTGACGGGCGCGGCGCGCGGCATCGGGGCGGCCATTGCGAACGTGCTCGCGGCGCATGGGGCGCACGTGATCGGCATCGACATTCCGTCGGCCGGCGATGCGCTCGACACGACGATGCGCCAGATCGGCGGCACCGCGCTCGCGTTCGACATCGGCGCACCCGACACGCCCGCGCAAATCGCGGCCGCGCTCGACGAACTCGGTGTCGACGTGTTCGTGCACAACGCAGGCATCACGAAGGACAAGACCATCGCGAAGATGAGCGAGGCGGCATGGCGCGATGTGATCGACATCAATCTGTCCGCGCAGGAGCGCATCGACGACGCGCTGCTTGAAGCGGGCACGCTGCGCAACGGCGGGCGCATCGTGTCGGTGTCGTCGATCAGCGGCATCGCGGGCAATGTCGGCCAGACCCACTACGCGGCGTCGAAAGCGGGCGTGATCGGGCGCGTGCAAAGCATGGCGCCGTTTCTCGCGCAACGACACATCACGATCAACGCCGTCGCGCCCGGTTTCATCGAAACGCAGATGACGGCGAAGATGCCGCTGGCGCTGCGCGAAGCCGGCCGCCGGATGAATTCGATGAGCCAGGGCGGCCAGCCCGCCGACGTCGCGCAGACGGTCGCATGGCTTGCGCATCCAGGCTCGGCGGGCGTGACGGGCCAGCTCGTGCGCGTGTGCGGACAAAGCCTGATAGGAGCGTGAGGCCATGGCGTTCTACGACTCCAGCTCGATGTTCGGCGCGCCGCGTCAGAAAACCGTCGTGCTGCCCGAACTGCCCAAGCCCGCCAGGCTCTACGCACGGGCGCTGTCGGGCGTCATCAAGGGTTTCCAGCGCAACCGGCCGACGGGTCTGCCCGCGCTTCGGCTCGTGCGCCCCGCTGTGGCGCTCGATTCCGCAGCGATCGAACGCTATGCGCGCGTGTGCGGCTTCTTCCCCGAGCAGGGCATACCGTTCACGTTTCCGCACCTGCTCGCGTTTCCGCTGCATCTGCTGTTGCTGACCGACCCGGCGTTTCCGTGGCCCGCGCCCGGCATCGTGCATCTGGCAAACAGCGTGCACATGCGCCGCCCGCTTTCGTTCGACGACACGCTGCGCGTCGAGGTCGAATTCGGCGCGCGGCTGCGCCATGACAAAGGCCAGGCGTTCGTGCTGCAGACGCGCGTGTACCGACGCGGCGAGGCCGTGTGGGACGGCGACAGCGTGTATCTGAAGCGCGGCGTCGCGGCAGACGGCGATCCCCTTGCGCCACTGGACATGGCTGGCGACACGCTGACGCGCGCGGCGCGCTGGCAACTGCCATCGCAGCTGGGCCGCGACTACGCGAAGGTATCGGGCGACTACAACCCGATGCATCTGACGATGCTCTCCGCGAAAGCGTTCGGCTTTCCGCGTGCGATCGCGCACGGCATGTGGACGCTCGCGCGCACGGCGGCCGCGTTGCAGCCGCCCAGGCGGCTCGCCGACGCGACGCTCGCGGGCGAATTCAAGCTGCCTATGCTGCTGCCGGGTGAAGCGTCGCTGTGGACGGCATCGCCCTCGCCCGCCTGCCGCGAATTCGAAGTGCGCGACCCGACGGGCGGCAAGCCGCATCTGCGCGGCCGCTTCCAGTGGAATCTGCAATGACGCCGCATGCGACGCGCGGCACGACCCGAGCCAGACAATGGAATCCATGCCCCGCCTGATCCGTTTCGAGCAGGTGCGGGGCGCCGCATGCGTCACCTGATCCGCCCAACCGACGGAGCACGCCACAGGGAGCCCATCCATGCCTGATGCATCACAGTCACCTGCACAGTCGGCCGCGCTGCCTGCCGGCCGCCGCGTCGCGATCCTGGGCGGCAACCGCATCCCGTTCGCGCGCTCGAACACCGCGTACGCGACGGCGTCGAACCAGGACATGCTGACTTTCACGCTGCAAGGGCTGATCGACCGCTACAACCTGCACGGCGAGCGCCTCGGCGAAGTCGTGGCGGGCGCCGTCATCAAGCATTCGCGCGACTACAACCTGACGCGCGAAGCGCTGCTGTCGACCACGCTCGCGAAGGAAACGCCCGCGTACGACGTACAGCAGGCCTGCGGCACGGGCCTTGAAGCGGCCATTCTGGTGGCGAACAAGATCGCGCTCGGACAGATCGACGCGGGCATCGCGGGCGGCGTCGATACGACGTCGGATGCGCCCATCGGCGTCAACGAAAAGCTGCGCAAGATCCTGCTCGAAGCGAACCGCGGCAAGTCGGCGGGGCAGCGCGCCGGTGCGCTCGCGAAGCTGCGGCCCGGGATGTTCTTCAGGCCGCTCTTGCCGCGCAACAGCGAGCCGCGCACGGGTCTGTCGATGGGCGAGCATTGCGAACTGATGGCCAAGCGCTGGGCGATTTCGCGCGAGGCTCAGGACGTGCTGGCCTACGACAGCCACCGCAAGCTGACGCAAGCGTATGCGCGCGGCTTCCTCAACGACCTGATGACGCCCTATCGCGGCCTGTCCCGCGACAACACGCTGCGCAGCGACCTCACACTCGACAGGCTCGCGTCGCTGAAACCGGTGTTCGACCGCGACGCGGGCACGATGACGGCAGGCAACTCCACGCCCCTGACGGACGGCGCATCGGCCGTGCTGCTCGCAAGCGAGGCGTGGGCGGCCGCGCGCAATCTGCCTGTGCTCGCCTGGCTCACGTGGCACGAGACGGCCGCCGTCGATTTCTTCGAGAAGAAAGAGGGTCTGCTGATGGCGCCCGCGTACGCCGTGCCGCGTATGCTTACGCGCGCGGGGCTGACGCTGCAGGATTTCGATTTCTACGAAATCCACGAGGCGTTCGCGGCGCAGGTGCTGTGCACGCTCGCCGCGTGGCAAGACGACGAGTACTGCCGCACGCACCTGGGACTGGAACGCGCGCTCGGCAGCATCGACCACACGAAAATCAACGTGAACGGCGGATCGCTCGCGACGGGCCATCCGTTTGCCGCGACGGGCGGACGTATCGTCGGGGGACTCGCGAAACAGCTCGCGCAACTCGACAAGCCGGCGGGCACCGCGCGCGGACTGATCTCGATCTGCGCGGCGGGCGGCCAGGGTGTGGTCGCCATACTGGAACGGTAGAATCACGCGCCATTGCAGGTCGCACTTAGCACGTTGCAATTAGCACGATTGATGCACGCGAGCCAGACAACGACAATGCCGGGAGACGGAGACAAACGATGACCGAGCCCACTGCTTCGCGCTCCGCGGCGCGAACGCCAACACCGACGCAAACGCAGACACAACAGATGCAGACACCGACGCAGCGCGCACCCAACACCGACGGCATCTGGTATGGATCCTACCCACCTGATGTGCCGCGCGAGATCGACACGTCGCAGTACGCGTCCGTGGTCGCGTTCTTCGACGAATGCACGACGCGCTTTCGCGAGCGCGTTGCGTATGTGAGCGTCGGCGAAAGTCTCACGTACGGCGAACTGGCGCGCAAGGCGACAGCGTTCGCCGCGTATTTACAGAGCATCGGCGTGAAGCCCGGCGACCGCGTCGCGATCATGCTGCCGAACACGTTCCAGTATCCCATCGCGCTGTTCGGCGTATTGAAGACAGGCGCGATCGTCGTCAACGTGAATCCGCTCTATACGGTGCGCGAACTGTCGCATCAGTTGAAGGACTGCGGCGCGCAAACCATTGTCGTGTTCGAGAACTTCGCGAAGACCGTCGAAGAGTCCCTGCCGGGGACGCGCGTGCAGAACGTGATCGTCACGGGGCTCGGCGACCTGCTCAGGGACGGCCCGAACCTCAAGGGCAAGCTGATCAACTTCATCCTGCGGCACGTCAAGAAGCTCGTGCCCGCGTACAACCTGCCGCAAGCCGTCCGGCTGCTCGATGCGCTCGCGACGGGCTACAGGCGCACGCTGTCGCCCGTGACGATCGCGCCCGCCGACCTCGCGTTCCTGCAATACACGGGCGGCACCACGGGCGTCGCGAAAGGCGCGATGCTCACGCACCGCAACATCGTCGCGAATCTGCTGCAGGCAAAAGTCTGGGCGGAAAGCCAGTTGACCGACGAGATCGAAACGGTGCTCACGCCGCTGCCGCTGTATCACATCTACTCTCTGACCGTGAACGCGATGATCTTCATGGGACTCGGCGGACGAAACATCCTGATCGCGAATCCGCGCGACACGAAGAGGGTCATGAAGATCTTGCGGCACGAAACGTTCACGGGAATCACGGCTGTGAACACGCTCTACAACGCGTTCCTCGATAACGAGGAATTCCGCCGGCGCGATTTCTCGAAGCTCAAGCTCGCGATGGCGGGGGGCATGGCGATGCAGAAAGCCGTCGCCGACCGTTTCCGCGA from Paraburkholderia phymatum STM815 encodes the following:
- a CDS encoding TetR/AcrR family transcriptional regulator, with amino-acid sequence MTTRTTGHQTGDTKSRILDAAETLFIECGFDAMSLRQITSKAEVNLAAVNYHFGSKASLMHAMLSRRLDLLNEQRLKLLDRFDTLLGPRLTCEHVLGAMFIPALRVSRDTRIGGKAFLRLLGRAYTDPSPFIRDFLGAHYASVAERFFDAFQRALPHLPREELGWRLHFAIGALSGALSGMLAGADIDSLITGFSQGKSMNDLQLIARLASLIVSALKAPLPDASQLVVFASVLGDAGSEDIACDAVREAQADQQADAAPHAACRPFAGPTHADRQADISVPGTRFAAQG
- a CDS encoding acyl-CoA dehydrogenase; the protein is MTWFIVALLVVAGALVYAQARAAWWLAFLAAWVAAASLTHAAGVAAAILLAVVLVLPALVLTLTPLRRALLGRPMLNLFRKILPDMSPTERDAIEAGTVWWDAALFSGRPHWDTLLGYGPPKLTAEEQAFLDNECEALCDLANDWDTTAIWQDLSPQAWQFVKDKGFLGMIIPKQYGGKAFSAYAHSQVIMKLATRCSAAAVSVMVPNSLGPAELLLHYGTEAQKNHYLPRLARGDEIPCFALTSPYAGSDAASIPDIGIVCKGTFDGRETLGFRVTWNKRYITLGPIATVLGLAFRALDPDRLLGAEDEPGITCALIPTRHPGVNIGRRHWPLNAVFQNGPNSGNDVFIPLDWVIGGREQVGNGWRMLMECLAAGRAISLPSSNVGMSKIAVRGVGAYAAVRRQFRTAIGKFEGVQEALGRMGGNLYVMDAARRLSAQAVDLGEKPSVISAISKYHITERNREVIDDGMDVVAGKGICMGPSNFIARAYQQVPISITVEGANILTRCLIIFGQGAIRCHPYVLKEMAATREPDRAKALREFDEVFFAHMSFTLSNAAHSFVHGVSGGLLIARPRHAHAPLARYYRAATRLSTAFALLADVSMLVLGGDLKRRERISGRLGDVLSQLYLISATLKRFEDEGRHESDLPLVQWGVEDALYRAQTALDGVLRNYPNRFAAGLVRLLAFPFGLPHRVPSDALGSAIAQLMQTPGDTRERLLADSYVPRVDVDPIGYGELAFELSPRVAQIEHRLREAVKAGRIGPMPQSLADLAKWNEAAQQRGLIDDDERKVLDAYARYGAEVVKVDDFPADFGLLADLQRRKEALDKAMVLVA
- a CDS encoding AMP-binding protein — encoded protein: MTEPTASRSAARTPTPTQTQTQQMQTPTQRAPNTDGIWYGSYPPDVPREIDTSQYASVVAFFDECTTRFRERVAYVSVGESLTYGELARKATAFAAYLQSIGVKPGDRVAIMLPNTFQYPIALFGVLKTGAIVVNVNPLYTVRELSHQLKDCGAQTIVVFENFAKTVEESLPGTRVQNVIVTGLGDLLRDGPNLKGKLINFILRHVKKLVPAYNLPQAVRLLDALATGYRRTLSPVTIAPADLAFLQYTGGTTGVAKGAMLTHRNIVANLLQAKVWAESQLTDEIETVLTPLPLYHIYSLTVNAMIFMGLGGRNILIANPRDTKRVMKILRHETFTGITAVNTLYNAFLDNEEFRRRDFSKLKLAMAGGMAMQKAVADRFREVTGKPIIEGYGLTECSPIVSMNPVDLKHMREFDGSIGLPAPSTQVRFRKDDGSWANIGEPGELCVRGPQVMKGYWNRPEETAKVLDDEGWLATGDIGVMDSRGYIRLIDRKKDMILVSGFNVYPNEIEDVIAMHPDVREVAAIGIPDVAQGERVKVFVVRRNPSLTEEQVIAHCRKNLTGYKVPKVVEFRDELPQTNVGKILRRELRDQELAKHKTS
- a CDS encoding acetyl-CoA C-acetyltransferase, producing the protein MPDASQSPAQSAALPAGRRVAILGGNRIPFARSNTAYATASNQDMLTFTLQGLIDRYNLHGERLGEVVAGAVIKHSRDYNLTREALLSTTLAKETPAYDVQQACGTGLEAAILVANKIALGQIDAGIAGGVDTTSDAPIGVNEKLRKILLEANRGKSAGQRAGALAKLRPGMFFRPLLPRNSEPRTGLSMGEHCELMAKRWAISREAQDVLAYDSHRKLTQAYARGFLNDLMTPYRGLSRDNTLRSDLTLDRLASLKPVFDRDAGTMTAGNSTPLTDGASAVLLASEAWAAARNLPVLAWLTWHETAAVDFFEKKEGLLMAPAYAVPRMLTRAGLTLQDFDFYEIHEAFAAQVLCTLAAWQDDEYCRTHLGLERALGSIDHTKINVNGGSLATGHPFAATGGRIVGGLAKQLAQLDKPAGTARGLISICAAGGQGVVAILER
- a CDS encoding MFS transporter — translated: MNWTREQRNVTIAAYLGWTLDAFDFFLMVFVLKDIASEFGTDIKAVSFAIMLTLMMRPVGALIFGFLADKFGRRPTLMINIACFSLLELLSGLSPNLTTLLILRALFGIAMGGEWGVGGALTMETVPPKARGFVSGLLQAGYPSGYLLAGLVFGQLYQYIGWRGMFFVGVLPALLVLYIRAHVPESPAFKTLEKRTRPGLVATLRQNWVLSVYAIILMTAFNFFSHGSQDMYPTFLRVQHNFDAHTVQWITITLNVGAIVGGLFFGALSEKVGRRRAICISALIALPVLPLWAFSSTPVLLAVGAFLMQISVQGAWGVIPVHLNEISPDEIRATFPGLVYQLGNLIASVNGPLQAGIAEAHGNDYATVMAVVIGIVAIVIAIFIMFSRERRGIDMTQSAEQVTATVH
- a CDS encoding 3-oxoacyl-ACP reductase; translated protein: MNDSYLNFVNSPLGARLARSLGLPKPEVLRRYRADAPEFDGIVAVGAGPSPQLLDAFADVVAHTGMTSVAHSGAGLWVPLANRHGLMTGRFEPAERTGGSQARVRALVFDASGIDASAQLDSLYRFFHDALRSLDACGRIVVLGRPPESRATPLAWTAQRALEGVTRSLGKEARRGIAANLIYVAQGAEAGIEATLRFFLSPRSAYVSGQVVRIGTAPFTPAPDFDWTRPLAGQRAVVTGAARGIGAAIANVLAAHGAHVIGIDIPSAGDALDTTMRQIGGTALAFDIGAPDTPAQIAAALDELGVDVFVHNAGITKDKTIAKMSEAAWRDVIDINLSAQERIDDALLEAGTLRNGGRIVSVSSISGIAGNVGQTHYAASKAGVIGRVQSMAPFLAQRHITINAVAPGFIETQMTAKMPLALREAGRRMNSMSQGGQPADVAQTVAWLAHPGSAGVTGQLVRVCGQSLIGA
- a CDS encoding MaoC family dehydratase; translation: MAFYDSSSMFGAPRQKTVVLPELPKPARLYARALSGVIKGFQRNRPTGLPALRLVRPAVALDSAAIERYARVCGFFPEQGIPFTFPHLLAFPLHLLLLTDPAFPWPAPGIVHLANSVHMRRPLSFDDTLRVEVEFGARLRHDKGQAFVLQTRVYRRGEAVWDGDSVYLKRGVAADGDPLAPLDMAGDTLTRAARWQLPSQLGRDYAKVSGDYNPMHLTMLSAKAFGFPRAIAHGMWTLARTAAALQPPRRLADATLAGEFKLPMLLPGEASLWTASPSPACREFEVRDPTGGKPHLRGRFQWNLQ